Genomic window (Nymphaea colorata isolate Beijing-Zhang1983 chromosome 1, ASM883128v2, whole genome shotgun sequence):
tctacttcttctttgttgtttcgttttgttatttttcaaatatggcAACGTTTTTTCTGATATAGAAGCTGAAGCTAGTGCTAAGGAAGGAGCTGAAGAACAGTGACGTTAGCTCTCTTGGAAGAGTGATCATCCCCAAggtaaaataacaaaaatagtAACaatgggaagaagaaaaaggaaaacaaactgAGGTCCTTGCTTATATCTTGGTCTTTCATGTCTACAGCAAGGCCTTACTGTTGATATTGCAACAGATAGTAGGTAATCTACCTGTATTACGTATCATCGACGACGgctgatttttttctctctctttgtcttctaCTTATGTAGAAAGAGGCAGAGACGTATCTTCCTCCACTTACAACCAAAGAGGGAATCCGAATCAGAATCAAAGACATGGACAGTTCCCAAACATGGAATATGAAGTACAGGTTATAGTTCTAAATCGGCGGCTACCCTAATTAGCGTTtgaataacatatatatgttccTTTCTTGTTATGAATGATCTTTACTTTTGTGGAGCCAATAGAATACATTTCGAGCATAGAGTTAAATCACGTCAACTTCAATATGTAAGGAAGTCTAAGCAGCGAAAGCAAGATCACATCTCATCTTCTGccatgatttattttttatacaGTTAGATTATTGggtataaaattttttagacTCAATTTTTCTTCCCCTGGCAACGTTGATCCTACTTTTGGATCTCATTTAACATATACTCCCAGATAAACAATATAATTGTTAAAGAATATTATGTACGTGTTTGTTTGCCCATGAAGAAAATGATATCATTTTTATTCTTCAAGTTAACACATAGATATGCCAGAAAATGTCTTTATAAATAGACTTTGTTGACTGTACGGGTGCATTATGTTCGGACAAGCAAAATGGTGACTGCCTCTAAGAGAGATGGCTGAGTGGGTGATGGAACGTTTAATGGCCTAGTTATAAAAAATCTCACTTTCTGTGATCTCTCTTTAGATCTCTACTTGTTGATCAACATATTTATTTAGTTATAACTCGTTTTGTTCAATCTAGATAGACCAATCATTTAACAAAGGGAAAATGGCTCAATTGCATCCTTAATCAGGCTAAAACATAAACTAGAATGAGCTGAACAAATGGAAGAATATTTTTTGTATGAGTCGACTCCAATGTACAGCATTACATGAATGTTTTCATTGTCCCTTGAAGGGCTTACATCCCTCTCTTTTGTAATGCAGCAGCAAAGCTTTAATTTTAGCAATACTTGAGAACAGCATGGGTTCTTGTTACTGTAGGCAATATTAAAGTCTTATCAAATAGCAAGTTAATTGCtagatttcctttttctttttaggacTAATGGTAATTAAATCTAATCCATATAACTAACATTCTTAGCAAGTTATCAATACTTAAACTTGCTGGAAAACTAAATAACACGTGTTGCGCTCTAATGTTCCTCGTTACCCGACAATATACGACAAATTTTGTACGTCGTATATCCGACAATCTTTGTCAAATACGTACATGTAAGACAAAACCTATCAGATATTTCCGGGTTCCTGGATATCGTTTAATTTGACAATATTGATTAATGAGATATGATCTGTTAGTATAAGCAGGATTGAAACATTAGTGAAAGGATATTACAGGTATTAATTCCTTTAATTCTTTTACCTCCTATCAATGCATTTATGGGATCACTTCATTATATATACAAAGGCCTTATTCATGGACAACATGTCTTGGATAACTTATCCTAATGGTTGCCCATCAAATAAACCATTTTCCTAGACAGGCACCATGTCTTCAGAAAATATATGTAAAGGGCTGAATGTCTCTTCAGGTTTCTTGCTATCAAACATTGTTGGATCAAGACCACTGAAGCCTGTGTCACCATTTTCTCGTTGATTTTTGTAGGTATTGGCCGAATAATAAAAGCAGGATGTATGTTCTGCAGAATGCAAGTACgttgagtttttcttttctgattttcaaTCGATGACTACTTCCATTTGATCTAGTCTGGCATTTCTCTTACACCAGGGGATTTCATTAGAATGTATCGGCTGAAGACTGGAGATCTCATGCTACTATACCATGATGAAGAAACCGGTGAATATGTAAGTATTTACTGTCCCCTCTTCCTCAGCATCATTGCAGTATCTGTTCTGTCTCTTTTTGagtttctttccttcattttgtaTTACTAATCTGAATGTTGATAATCTTTTGTATTCTTATACGTTGTTCAAAATCTTACATTACAGTCTCTTTTGGTGCAACTGCATGCAATATATATAGAGGTTGACATATTCGCAAAATGGCTAACTCCATCGATGATAATTTTCCTTCGAAGAAATCACTGCTGGGAGAGAGGTCTCCTTAgcttttattactaaaaaataaaaggaatggaGAAATACGTACAAAGAAATTTGTGACAAATGCATTACATTCACTTAGCATGGCCTGCGTCAAAAGTCATATTATTCCATATGGGTCTGTTTATCCAGATCGTCTGTACTTGATCAAATTATCTATTAAAATAGATTCTAAAGTAAGAAttcatttaaaatgaataaataaatgtcatataCAGTTGATATACAATTGAAGTTGCATAGACATTGGTTACTTAAATGAAATGATCAAACCCAAGAGTGAATGATAACTGTGGCTGTCCTGAGGCTTATGCAATCCATCATAatgaatggttaaaagaaaaacaagaagaaaaagattaaagACATTATCATTCATAAATTTTTctacttgtttttttctcaacaatCCATAATAAATTAGATGGCTCTTATGCGTGAGCTAGGTGAGTCTGAGTCAGAATCATCGTTcaatttacttatatatatgttatgacCCTTAAAATGCTAGGGCCAAAATGGCCGTTGTATTTATAAGGCTTCTCAGGGTACACGCGGCATACAAATGATTTAATTTTTCTGGATGGTTTTCaacttaattatttttcttacaaaGTGAAATGGTGAGATGGGaggaatttgaatttcaaatatgCTCACAGGTGGAGGCATTTTTACCGGAATTTCGAACGAGGCAAGCATGATGTCACGCATTTAGGTTATTTTGGATTTATCTGCCCTTTGCATTTGTGCAATTAAGAAACGTCGACAAGATTGACCACGCCCATTGATGCTCTCAGGTGTTACTGTTACCGTAAACGACTGTGCATGACGACAAAGCCATAACATTGTCACGCTTAATTTCTTGTctttcttgctctctctcttttatatatatatatatatatatatatatatatatatatatatatatatatatatatatatatatatatatatatatatatatatatatatatatatatatatcagcggTGGAGCCTATACTGTCCAACAAAAATTCCTTATTTAAATTTTGTTTAagcttataaatatatttatatattttttaactcTATAAGCTGGGTTCTGAGTTTTTCTCATGTTCTGCCATCAATAAATTTCCAGAAGTTTTAAACTTGACGATCTGTGGTGTGCACACTTAATATTCTTGGCAGTTTATATCtgcaagaaaaacacaaaatgatATCGGGTACGTTAGCAAGGAAGATGATCAGTCCAACACGGTTGGGGAAGAGAAGGTTTTCGTTGGGGGAACCAGTGGGACAAGCATGCACAATTCTGAACATGACAGTGGTGGTGATGTCGGTGGCGGCCGCCACTGCAACAGAAAACATGGTGGCGGTGGTAATGGCAgcggtggtggcggtggcggtggtggtgatATTGGAAGTATGACAAAAGACTCAAAAAGTATCACCAAAGAAGGGGCAGCCCGCAGTGCCATTGACGTGGTTGGACGTTGCACCTCTGATATTTCCTGCATCACTCGTTTCCATGAATGCCAAATCGGCTCACTGGAGGGGTTCGACAGCATCAACGACTGTGATCTCTCCTTCTGCGATGATGATGCATTTGAGGGAACTCCTACCAACGATTTCCAGTGACCTTCCTTCATCATGAGATGTTGCTGTAGTTACAGAAGCTGATGCGATCttggagtctctctctctctctctctctctctctctctctctctctctctctctctctctctctctacgttAGTGTCGGTATCTTAGTCCGTGTTGTGGAATAACTTTCCATAAGCAATGTGAAAAACTCAGACGGAAATATCTTGACTATGGTTCTTCAACTCAGAGTTTTATACTGCTAAAGGGACAAAATATATGTAGGAGTACAGATCACAACGGTGCGCCAACGTTTCCCACTTCAAGAGTGGGTTCTCTGTCATCGAAATTAAGGTTTTAGGTCTAAGACAGCTTATAGTGAAGAATCTCGTCCTCCCCAGCTGGTTTCCCACTTCAAGAGTGGGTTCTGTCATCGAAATTAAGGTTTTAGGTCTAAAGACAGCTTATAGTAAAGAATCTCGTCCTCCCCAGTTGGTTcctgtattatatatatatatatatatattcttaaacAGTTTAGATGCTTGGACCtctcatatgtatgtatactttGCCAGATCAAATTGAGCCTAAGACAATCAAACACAAGCATCAATTCAATCATAAGATGGTAGAATCAGAGAATTTCTGCCACAGTTTTCTTCGAACAATTGCCTCAAACAAAAAGGCGAATCCCTGTGTCACAACTCCCCTCCAACAAGCATCAGGCTATATGTTTGAACCGAGGAAGGATTTTTCAGAGCAGAGTAGACAGGCCTCAGGGATAcgggaaacagaaaaagaaataagagacACAACAGTTGTAAAACATAAGCAAGAAGTCATTTAATCTTTTAAACTCAATGGAAGATACATCTTGATAACGCCGTTCAAATCCCATACCCATCTCTTGAGCAAGTTTCTTAGAAATGAACCTTTAAAATCTCTACTTCTTCCTAGAGGTATGTTGCTTCTTGAACTCCCTGGCACCCAACATCTCAAAAGCAAGAAGAGATGCAGTTCAAAAGGAGCACCCACCGCTATAGGCGACACATTTCTGTCTTTCCTACCAAGGAGATGAGCAAATTATTACCTGTAATACCATACACTGCCAAACAACTTACTGCTACAACATAGACGTCCAGACacagaggcagagagagagcgagaggaagAGAGCGGTGACTGTCTAGCCTAGTTTCTTGGCATCAAAATCGTCCATGTCCACCGTCTCGTTGTAAAGGGAGAGATCAATGTCCTCGAAGCTGTCAAACTTCTCCAGCGAGCTGAAGTTCCAGTCGTAGAGTTCGCTCATGGATGACATTATGGAGCTGCAGCTACCAAACATATCGTCTGAGAACTCAGCACCATCTTCTCCTCCAAATTCTGAAGATGGTTCTCTCACCAACTTCAACCCAACGTCGCCTTTGCTGCTGTTACCTTCGGTGGCTACAGTACGCTCGCCAACGTTTTGGTCATGGTCGCTTGAAGCGTCTGAGAGAACCAACTGATCACTCTGCTCCGCAGATAAATCTTCATCAATCCAATCTTGAGAAGAGGGCATTGATTCCTCTGATTTTCTCGCCGATATAAACTGCTTCCAAGTATAGAACTTGTCACTGTATTTTCTTCTCGGGATCTAAATGGTTAAATCTACACAGTTCAGGACATGAAAGCCTACTAGAAAAATGACGCCTTTTCAAGAACTACTGTTTGTCCTTTTTTTCCagggttctatttttccttAGCTTAGTATTACACATTAACTTCTAATATATGCTGCAGCGCGAGGTGAATTGTGATTAAGCCTTATATTCCATTGCTATGTTCAACTGGAGTTCATTTGCATTTATTTCAAGTAGCAGCCTGAGGGACAGAAGGTTCCTTTTCCTTGCCAAGATGAAAATGGTTCGTGCTTTTGTTAAATAAATCAACAGTGGGGGGCGTCCATGGGGACTTCTTGTGACTGAAAAAGACCGTTTTACGGAATCGAATACCGTGCTTTTCTAAGGACTTGTAAATTGTTTGCATCTAGCAATGGCTCAAATTGTTTCATCACTCAGTATTAAAGTGTGCTATGGCAACGGCGGAGATATCGGAAATTTTTCACGGCCCAAGGCCCCAAAGCATTAAGTTATCGTGCAGACCGATCAGTGGAGGCGAGTAAGAAAGAACTTACAAATTGCTGAGTTTCTTCATCCCGGAAGAGCAGGATAAAATCTCCACTATGAAGATGATATTTCCTTACAAAATCTCCTGTGATTACGAATCATTAACTACCCTATTCATTTAGACGAATAAACTAAAGTTTGAAAACCAAAGGAAGGAGCAAAGTACCTGTATTTTCCAGAACATACATCCTGCTTTTATTGTTTGGCCAAAATCTGTTAGTTCACACAATCCCAAACATAGCATCAGAAGATCACCTCATATACCAAAAATAATCTACTATTTTAGGCATGGAATGTAAAACACGAACAAACAGTGCTCCATTGAATGACCCTCAAAGACACTATTAGAGGATTCTTATAATTGCTTGACGAGAAAAAAGCTTCTCTTCTTATGACTGTTGACAAGTTCACAATTTTTTCCAGCTATCAAGTTCCTCGTGATTTTATAAACCGAAGAATATTAGTAGTAGGAACACGGACAAGGGCAAATGTACTGGCTAATTCGTCACCAGAGTGTTGGAATTTGGCCTTTTGTGCCTAGATTATTCTCAAGATCAGATGTTAATCGCGTATTCAACTTTTGATTTCCCTTCCTCTTAAAAGTCTGAAGTCTAACTCCCTTTTCACCTTGCCACAGGATGGAAGTCACTTTGTTCTACTGTGTCACTAAAATATTCGTTGCATAATACTTGAATTTTTGGACAATTTGATCTGAGGTGATCTAGAAGAACTGCTTTCTATAGAAGATCTGCTTTGTATTAATAATGAAAGTTCACTTCCCTGAGAGTTGATTTcgctttcattttttcaaaaagctgGTGACCTCCAACATCCAAACCTTACCAAAAGTTCATGGAAAAACTCAGAACCATAAAAAGCTTAGACAACAACAGAATGGCAGGGTTAAAACTCGATGTACAGTTTTCAATTTGACTATTTTAGCAATCCTCACTCACAGTGAGTTGATTTTCAATTGTTAGAAACTACTAGCGAAAAACCAAGAACATCAATAGCGTAAAAAGTCAGAATGTTTGTGCTAAAATTATTGACATCACACCTTCAGCAACTAGTTAACAAGTCCACATACGCATATAtactcttttttcatttcatcatgcTTCGAATTTATCTCGTTTAACAAATAAAGCGCCTCGAAAGTTTCTGTAGATTGGAAAGAAGTGGGGAAATTGTCGTCTGCTGATTCTCGCTCCTTAGGTTCTTCTTCTTAAAAATTGCGAGTCAAAATCTGGCCTCTCTCTCAAAATGTTGATCACATTCACGGGTTAATATCATATGGCTTTTACTCTCAAAAGTTACGTATATGGCCGATTTTCACTTAAAAATTCTCACTGGGAAAGAAAGCAAAGCATTTATGATGTGACACAAAGAAGTCAAAGTGTACTTTGATCTACGGCATCGGTTGCTTAAATGAACGGCCAGGATGACTTCAGCTAGGTCGCATTCTGCCTTGTATCATACAGATGTCAACAGGAAACTGAAAAAGTTTGGTCAGAATGTTAGCATTTTTCCAACAACGAGTGGTCGAAGCTGAGGTGGGGATCCGTCCTTCTCCACCCTTGGATTTCTTCCTTCTTCAATTCTCGAGATGATCTATTGGACCTATGAACTTGTAGCCAATGTCATAAGCGACATCAATATGGACCTTTTGGGCATTGTGCAGTCAAAGATTCATTTACTAAGCAAACCATAACCCCAGATCTGTTAGTAGACTTCAATTTTCAAAGAGTTATTAAAAGGAATTAGTCCTGAATTTTAAAGGCTTATTAGAAAACTAAACAGAAGATATTTTTAAAATCGCATGCAGTTTATCTTcaattattcaaatttcaaacaccTAATCCTGGTAGCCTTTTCTTTTAACCTAGTTCGTAGGTAATAAATTCAAAAACATGCCACCTTTCTTTCTGCCTAGGAGGGCAATTTTGACCTTTTCTGggataaaaaaatcatatctgagtgaaaaaaaaaagaaagataaatcTGGATACAAACTAAACGTGTTGTTTTAGTTAAGAATAAAAACAAATGACGTGTGCATTTTAAAATTGCCCCGCTTTTTGGTaattatgaaaatttaattagctcctttatttttgcaactcaaatttcaaATGGTTGACCTGTATCTCAAGTTCCAAGCTTGGGAGCTCTCCATGTCCTTGAATTTGATCCGGATGCCTTCCTTGTCTGCAAGCGATGGAAGATTTGCCTCTGCTTCTTTCTGTTCATACAAATACAGAGAAATTATAGACCAACGTCGGATTCGGAAATGTACAGTAGCATTTAGTACTGAAATACATAACCAATGATGATTTTTATagcagagaagagaagaaaaagaaatccaaaatggaaaagaagcaACCTTTGGTATTATAACTCTTCCAAGAGAGCTTACATCACTATTCTTCAGCTCCTTCTGTAGCAGCAATTTTAAATTCTGTATACATTAAAAGTTCAAATCATAAACCAGCTATATTCAAAATGGAACGAAGAAGCTCAAGTGTTGacgaaaacaacaaataaaaaaagccCCCCACTTTGTTGAAAGAATGATCTTGAAGGACCAAATGCCTCTTTTTGGTGCCAtttgcctctttcttctttgttttgccAGCCTTCCAAGAGGGAGACTTGCTGCTTCTGATGAAACGAGAAAAGCTCGGGCTGTTTTTTCTTGCTATCCTTCTCTTGCTCCTCGCTGCCCTCGTTATAGACAGACCGAATGACCACGAGTTTCCGACGCCGCCGCCTTCGCCGCCGTCACCACCACCCTTCTCATCGCCACCACCGAGATAGTGGGAACTCAGATTGGGATCAGGAGGCTGCTCGGGAACGCCACCAGTAATGGTGGTGTCCATGAGCGGGTGCAAGTAATTTGAGTAATCAGGGGACGGAAAGGGGAAGTGATCATTGGTGGGCAGGGTCAGAAAGGCATCAAAAGGCGAAGGCGTGGGTTGTGGAGAGGACGGAGAGTCGAGGCATGGAGGAGTATCCAACCACATTTTAGCAATATGGAAAGGAGACAGAAGGCATGGGAAGAATGGCTGAAAGAGGAGGTGGTcttgatggtggtggtggcggtggggGTGGAACGGTGGtcgtggtggtggtggtggtagtggtactggtggtggtggtggtgatgttGGGAAATGAGGTGGGGTGGGTGGAGAGAGAGACGACGGAGCCAATGGGGAGGATCCACTTTTTGGGAGGAGAAGAGAAACGCGTCGGGTGGaggtggtgctggtggtggAGGGACGGAAGGAGGGATCCATACTTGGAGGGGAAGGGATGGGCGAGGAAGAGCGTGAGGGGAGGTGGGAGGGCGCCATTAGGCAGTTCGGGTTTCTACGTCCACCGTCGCGTGTGACAAATGGGCGCATGCAGCGGCTGTGGTGGTTCCGtcagtggtggtggtggtggcggcgttGGGGTTGCTGCCCTCGCCGGCAAGCCATGGCTGCAAAGTGGCACTCTCTCTGGCCGTAGGCACAGAACACCATGGTAGATGTGGGGCCCAAactatctctctccctcaaatTCTCTTTGGATCGAGTCCCTTGAAATGGTAGACCATCGTTAGTCATTAATGGAGCTTTGGTGTTATTTCGCTTCGATGGAAATATTAGAATTTTACTAAAAAGAAATCAGAAGTTTGCAGGTTAACAGCATTGAGTGAGACAAGTTGTTTCATCATTTTAATGTGATCGCCAAAAGATCCTTATAATTTTGAAGCTTGCGATAATTGGAAAGTGTATTATATTTCTCACGATTACATCAGTTTTTCGAAAGCTTGCCGTGACGATGAGAAGAGAATCTGAAAAGTTCTAATGCTTGGGACGCTTGTCTATATGATTCAAATATCTTGTTGACAACAAATTTAGGGAAGCAACAATATAAAATTGAAACCGGCTTTTACAAGTGTATTGAGGGGGAgaattagagaaaaacaaaaagattgcTAATGGCACCACTCATGGGCAGTTTGGTAATGGAAACAGTAACATACTATAATAACTTACTTTAAAGATTGGAGAAAATTCATCAAACAGtatgttacaacattccatAAATCTGGCCCTACAAATACATACATGTAGTAGTATGCTAATGTTCTCATTGCTAATCGTCTGCTCATATTCAAGCAAATGATAAGGATAATCCCGTTGTCTTTCATTGCTTTTCTTACGTTCATACTTACTCCTTTATATGAATATCGGGGTTCATATCAACAATCATGATCTCATAACCATTTGTTTGTGATGTGTATTAGGAAATTTGTGTGTGAACGCAATCCAGTtgagttttctttatttctcttttttttttgtcattttcttgattcaaatcCTGCAAATGCTATTTCCAAGGCTAGTCTAGTGTCAAACAGCTCATCAAAATTTCTTACTAAACCTTAAAACAATGGTTGAACATGCTTCAAATTCTGTAATTTTGAAGTTTCTTATCAATAGCAAAAGggaaaattagatttttgtagGTTATGAGATAATGCTTACCACCTCTTTACCCATCAGATTGGGTAAACTTATAGTGAAAAATTCAAAGGTAAATCATACATACAAGCGATTCTAGCAAATGTCGGTTCCTGTTTGCACCACCTTTGTTTTCAAAAGGTCCACGCTTCATTACCAGTCCGCCGCCATTTTACTAGAAACGAATTTTAGATATCCTCGAGTCCACTATGCTCAACAAGTGAAACTCATCTCTGCCTGATGGTTTTTTAATGAAACTAAGAATGCAAATAGAAAGTCGACGAACAAGATCCTAGAAAATAACTAGAAAatcagagagaagaaaaaatgatcacTGATGAGTCGTTTTCCCGATATATAAACTATAGACAACCGTTGATTTTGGAACTCTTTTAAGATCCTGTCGGCAAATGGAAAAGTACGCAACTTttaaagatcttttttttttgggggggggttTTGCTGCCTCGTAGAACAAAAGTCCAAAACGGTTGAATCTGTCCTGACCAGATAGTTATGCCAGATAAGATGCCTCAGATCAGTTTGCAATCCAAATGTTTTTATTCCCCAACTGATTATGCTTTGGATCATGTTGTTCTGCTCTAGCCAATTAGGtacattcagattcaaaataATCTGGAAGCGAACCAGGGGAGAAACATAAGCAGCAAGATTTCAGGCTACGCAGCAAAGCCAATCAGCATTTACAATTAAGTAAAAGATGCCAGTGTTCTGGTAAGACAGGaagcaaaaaattgaacaaactAAATCAAACCAGGCCCAGGAGAACGGCAAGAATGGGTTTTGCAAAAACTGGGCGTCTCTCACTTCCAGAGCTCCTCCACTGGGATCCCACGTTCCGCTGCAACATCTTTGAAATGCCTCATCTTTGAGACAGCTTCAACCGTCGCCCTGGCATTGTTGAGTGGATTCTTGCTGCCCAGTTGCTTCCCTAGCGCATTCTCAACTCCTGCCATTTCCAACACAATTCGCACAGCTCCACCTGCAATAACGCCAGTACCAGGTGATGCAGGCCGCAGCATAACCTTTGCAGCACCATAATCTCCATCAGCTCTGGCAACAAACAGTATCAATAAGCAATAAACACTATCAGTAAAGTGTACACATATCAACAATAGAACAACCAAATCATCTAATTTTGccaaaatctaaaattattGGGACAGTGAAGTAGGCTTTTGTTGACATTAACATATCAGCACCACCATCATCTCATGTCAATAGaacagaaaataaaagagaaaactccTTGCTGTTAAAGCAGTACAACTTAAGTCTTGTACACCATGCACTATTGCAAGAATACAGCATCTGATGCTACTACAATAAATGACTTGGGGTGACTGACAAAGTAAACCTTCTACATAAAGAAAATAACATTAAGCAATTGCGATTAAGCATAGCTAGTTTAAGTTAATTTACAAAATCAAGACATCTGGTTCATATAAAGGACTCTATTTAGAAGTTTTGTTGCAAGAGCCGTGCATCTGTTCTTCAGGTACAAGTTCAGCTTCACCAAACAAGACGACACAAAACGAAACTGCCTtacattttcaggagggatCTTTATGGTAATTTAGTAGTTTGGAACACAAAAGAATGAACATAGAAAAAAGAGAAtctaaaaacagaaaatgcttTCTGCCAACTGCACAAGTCCTGCTTACATGATAATGGACATCAACACGGAAGGATAGAGCTCTAGTCAAGTCACAAATAGGTCTATCATCGAACTGAATCCAGTCACACCTGTCATTTAATTTGTGGATTTGAGTAGGTCACGTGGCAGAGGTAATCAAGTTGAcatgtttcttttattatatacacaatatGGAACCATACCATGTCTAGCTCTCACTTGATGATGGTCAGCACAAATAAAATTGTAATAAGT
Coding sequences:
- the LOC116245839 gene encoding uncharacterized protein LOC116245839, encoding MRPFVTRDGGRRNPNCLMAPSHLPSRSSSPIPSPPSMDPSFRPSTTSTTSTRRVSLLLPKSGSSPLAPSSLSPPTPPHFPTSPPPPPVPLPPPPPRPPFHPHRHHHHQDHLLFQPFFPCLLSPFHIAKMWLDTPPCLDSPSSPQPTPSPFDAFLTLPTNDHFPFPSPDYSNYLHPLMDTTITGGVPEQPPDPNLSSHYLGGGDEKGGGDGGEGGGVGNSWSFGLSITRAARSKRRIARKNSPSFSRFIRSSKSPSWKAGKTKKKEANGTKKRHLVLQDHSFNKNLKLLLQKELKNSDVSSLGRVIIPKKEAEANLPSLADKEGIRIKFKDMESSQAWNLRYRFWPNNKSRMYVLENTGDFVRKYHLHSGDFILLFRDEETQQFFISARKSEESMPSSQDWIDEDLSAEQSDQLVLSDASSDHDQNVGERTVATEGNSSKGDVGLKLVREPSSEFGGEDGAEFSDDMFGSCSSIMSSMSELYDWNFSSLEKFDSFEDIDLSLYNETVDMDDFDAKKLG